In Lewinellaceae bacterium, the genomic stretch CCAAAGAAGACCTGATGCAGGCCAAGGAAGCCTGGCTGGTACAATGGCGGGCCGGGATAAAGACTGGGGATAATGGGGATTAAACACTAAGAAATGTAGTACACTAAGGGCACTAAGTATTTTAACCATTGTCTTAAATATTCAATGTATTTTAAAGAAATGATCCTTACCAAGTCCCATATCAATCAGTTAAGTTATGAAATTGTTGGTTGTGCGATTGAAGTTCATAAACAGCTCGGTCCTGGATTACTTGAAGTGGTTTATCATCAATGTATGCAATATGAATTAATGGAAAAAGGTTTTCTGGTTGAATCAGAAGTAGCAGTTCCTATTCACTATAAGAGAATGAAATTATCAAATCCGCTTAGGCTTGATTTGTTAGTTAATAGTGCAATCATTGTAGAACTAAAAGCCGTAGAAATCTTACATCCGATTTATTCAGCCCAATTATTATCGTATATGAAACTGACCCAAAAACCAAAAGGATTGTTGATCAATTTCTTTAGTGAAAATATAACCAAAAGCCTGGTTCCTTTGGTCAATGAATATTTTAATATGTTACCTGATTGATTCTAAGGCTAATTACAAAGGAGCCCCCTTTATCTCATAACTTAGTGGTCTTCATGTCCTCCTAATCTTAGTGTTTAATAATTCTACACGATTGTGGTTCCTGTTCAGGTATATACTAAAACGTCTTCCCGAACAGTTCTAACCAAGAACTTCAATTCGTTGACCATGAACAAATATTCCTTCCTTCTGCTGGCGGTGGTCGTCGCTTTGCTGCCGGCATGCAATAAAAAGAAAATCAGTGATCTCGAACGCGAGCTTGCTTTGAAGAACCAGCAGGCCGAACAACTGGACCGGCAATTGCAGACCATACAGGCGACAAATGCCTCTCTCCTGGACCGTTTGGCTGACCTCAGCGTGATCAATAAAGCGGGCGCCGAATCGATCCAGCAGTCCCTCGAAAACATCAACAAGCAATATTCCTTCATCGAAAATCTGACCAACAAGATTCAGCAGAAAGATTCGCTGAACCTGGTGCTGGTGATGAACCTCCGGCGTTCCCTGGCGGACATCTCGGATGATGACCTGCAAATCGAAGTGCGGGGAGGTATGGTCCACGTCTCCATTTCGGATAAGATGTTGTTCCGCTCGGGAAGCTTTACTTTAGGTAGTCAGGCAAAAAATATCCTTGGTAAACTGGCAGCCGTGATCAATGAACACGACGATCTGCAGATCATGGTCGAAGGGCATACCGACAACGTCCCTATGCACAATGAATGCCTGCAGGACAACTGGGATCTCAGTGCCATGCGGGCTACTTCGGTGGTCCGGTCACTGCAGCTCAATTATTACGTGGCTCCCGACCGGCTCACGGCATCCGGAAGATCCGAATACATCCCCAAAGCAGACAACAGCACGGCTGATGGCCGCGCGGAAAACCGCCGGACCGAGATCGTGATCATGCCGCGTCTGGATCAGTACTTCAAACTGCTGGAATCTCCGCAGCTGGCTGACTAATTCAAACGAAGGACCTGCTCAAGGTCGATGCAATAGATACGACCGGTCCCATGCGCCGGTTGACGGAACTCCCGGAGGATATCGGTCAGATTCTCAGGTTTGTCAAAATGAGTAGGAATCGCGCTGCGCTCGCTGGTAAAATAAAGCCGCTTTTGGCCGCATCTAACCTGCATCATACTGTTTTTTATGCATTTAACGTATGGCCAGGTCAGAGAGTCTCGAATTTATGGTTTCATTTGACCAATACCACATCGGAGAGTGCGTACATCAGCCGGTTGACATCATCGGAGTTAAGCTCCAGCTTGCCGCGGATGGTAACGGCTTCTGCAGAATATTTGATGGGCTCCTTGGCAAGCACTTCCATGACCGACTCCGGGCCGGCACCTCCGCAAAAAAAACACATGTTGTAAGGGTAGGCGGAAAAAATGAATTCGGTATGGCTTTTATACCCTTCTACCGGGATGATGTACCCCGTGACCGTCACCTCCTCACCGTTGAGCTTCTGGATGTCTTCACTGAATACCGGGCGGTCCACTTTGAAGCCCAGCAGGTCATCATACTCTTTCTTAAAAGTGATCTTCGCCAGGGTCTTCCATACATTGGCAGCATCCTGTGCCTGTGC encodes the following:
- a CDS encoding OmpA family protein; its protein translation is MNKYSFLLLAVVVALLPACNKKKISDLERELALKNQQAEQLDRQLQTIQATNASLLDRLADLSVINKAGAESIQQSLENINKQYSFIENLTNKIQQKDSLNLVLVMNLRRSLADISDDDLQIEVRGGMVHVSISDKMLFRSGSFTLGSQAKNILGKLAAVINEHDDLQIMVEGHTDNVPMHNECLQDNWDLSAMRATSVVRSLQLNYYVAPDRLTASGRSEYIPKADNSTADGRAENRRTEIVIMPRLDQYFKLLESPQLAD
- a CDS encoding GxxExxY protein, with product MILTKSHINQLSYEIVGCAIEVHKQLGPGLLEVVYHQCMQYELMEKGFLVESEVAVPIHYKRMKLSNPLRLDLLVNSAIIVELKAVEILHPIYSAQLLSYMKLTQKPKGLLINFFSENITKSLVPLVNEYFNMLPD